One genomic window of Motacilla alba alba isolate MOTALB_02 chromosome 1, Motacilla_alba_V1.0_pri, whole genome shotgun sequence includes the following:
- the LOC119699066 gene encoding fibrinogen-like protein 1, producing the protein MGVMMHWLLLLLLLVSFGSPAPRFSDKDICLLDNNKLRQRLKHLQDLLYLYDLQLKDILENTYHRTKSELFSGNRSVQHETLLPTTSGNLIVYDQDCSAVYGRKSATSGYYRLRPRADREPFLAFCDMSDGGGWTVIQRRSNGKENFNRKWDDYKMGFGKFQGKNDEYWLGNDHIHDLLARGENSLKIDLMDWHGERRYAIYENFQLANEQENYRLWFGTYSGNAGDALSGGSNFEDQWSASHRGMQFTTFDKDHDQFLAGNCAAENKGGWWFNRCHAVNLNGQYYKRGRYSGPHDDGLVWSTWHGMWYSLKYSAMKIRAPFFIDRGSGDGENSQGS; encoded by the exons ATGGGGGTGATGATGCACtggttgctgctgctccttctcctggtCAGCTTTGGCTCACCTGCACCCAGGTTTTCG GACAAAGATATCTGCCTCCTAGACAACAATAAATTAAGACAAAGGTTAAAACACCTTCAAGACTTGCTTTACTTATATGACTTGCAGCTGAAGGACATACTGGAGAACACTTACCACAGAACGAAAAGTGAACTGTTCTCAGGCAACAGGAGCGTGCAGCATGAGACGCTTTTACCCACAACCAGTGGAAATTTGATAGTGTATGACCAAG ATTGCTCTGCAGTGTATGGCCGGAAGAGCGCCACAAGTGGCTACTACCGGCTCAGGCCCCGAGCAGACCGGGAGCCTTTCCTGGCGTTCTGTGACATGTCTGACGGCGGGGGCTGGACTGTCATCCAGCGGCGGAGCAACGGCAAGGAGAATTTCAACAG GAAATGGGATGATTacaaaatgggatttgggaaaTTCCAGGGCAAGAATGATGAATACTGGCTGGGCAATGACCACATCCATGACCTGCTTGCTAGAG GAGAGAACTCATTAAAGATTGACCTGATGGACTGGCATGGGGAAAGACGTTATGCAATCTATGAAAATTTCCAGCTTGCAAACGAGCAG GAAAATTACAGGTTATGGTTTGGCACCTATTCTGGTAATGCTGGCGACGCTCTGTCTGGTGGGAGCAATTTTGAAGATCAGTGGTCAGCTTCTCACAGAGGGATGCAGTTCACCACATTTGATAAGGATCACGATCAATTTCTGGCTGGCAACTGCGCAGCAGAAAACAAGGGTGGCTGGTGGTTTAACAG GTGCCATGCTGTAAACCTCAATGGGCAATACTACAAAAGAGGGAGGTACAGTGGACCCCATGATGACGGCTTGGTTTGGTCTACGTGGCACGGGATGTGGTACTCACTGAAATATTCAGCCATGAAAATCAGGGCTCCATTCTTTATCGACAGAGGGAGCGGAGATGGTGAGAACAGTCAGGGCAGCTGA